The segment GCCTGCGGCCGGATGGCAATAAGCAATATATCGATACTGCGGGAAAATTTGCGCGGTACGCCGAAGTCGATCCCTACGTAGAGCCCGGATTCACTCGCGAGCCGCTGACTGACGAGGTCGAGGTCGCGATCATCGGTGGCGGCTTTTGCGGCCTCCTGGCTGGCGCCCGGCTGCGAGAGGCAGGCGTCGAAGGCATACGAATTATCGAAGCCGGCGGAGACTTTGGCGGTACCTGGTACTGGAACCGCTATCCTGGCTGCCAGTGCGACGTTGAGTCTTACATCTACCTCCCGCTCATCGAAGAGTTGGGGTACATGCCGAAGGAGAAGTACGCCTACGCC is part of the Candidatus Binataceae bacterium genome and harbors:
- a CDS encoding NAD(P)-binding protein; this translates as MDKTDQKADLGLDFDPEALRAKYQQERDKRLRPDGNKQYIDTAGKFARYAEVDPYVEPGFTREPLTDEVEVAIIGGGFCGLLAGARLREAGVEGIRIIEAGGDFGGTWYWNRYPGCQCDVESYIYLPLIEELGYMPKEKYAYA